The window GAGGCGCTGAACTATAAATAATGTAGAGCCGAGTGGATACGGCACAGTCACATTTCTACATTCGTGGTGTGGATTTGGTTCTGAGCAAAATGGTAAGGACCGCAAGCCAATCGGTGGTGGATACAAAAGCCGAGCTGGCTCCGTGCAGACCGTGGACTATAGCCTTTGGAATACAAATATAATTCGATCTCCCCCTCATCTAGAAACTTCTCATCGCTTTCGCCCTGGTGGCAGTGGCCAGCGCAGATGTGTCGCATCTGTTCTCGCACAGCAACAACCTGCAGGAGGATGGCTACCACTACGGCCCTCCCCGTACTCCCCTCGTGATCGACGTGCCGGTGCCCCATGAGTCGGCCCCTCCTCCAGTGGTCTATGTGCCCCCCAAAACGACTCCTCGTCCGGTCTACCACGCTCcacccccaccaccaccaccaccaccaactaAGCGTGTGGTCTACACCCcacccccaccaccaccaccgaagAAGGTCGTCTACACGCCACCACCCACTGGTATCCTGAAGGACGATGGCTACCACTACGGAGCTCCTTCCATCCGTTTTGAGGCTACCGTGCCCCCACCAGTGTATGTGCCTCCCCCAACCAAGAAGTACATCCctcccccaccaccaccaccaccaaccaAGAAGTACGTGCCTCCTCCACCACCCCCAACCCCCAAGAAGGAGTACCTGCCCCCTCCAGTTGTGCACGTCCCCGTGCCCACACAGAAGGTCGTGGTCTACACCCcacccccaccaccaccaccgccaccaaCTAAGCGCGTAGTCTACACCCcacccccaccaccaccaccgaagAAGGTCGTCTACACCCCACCTCCCACTGGAATCCTGAAGGATGATGGCTACCACTACGGAGCTCCTTCCATCCGTTTCGAGGCTACCGTGCCCCCACCAGTGTATGTGCCTCCCCCAACCAAGAAGTACATCCcacccccaccaccaccaccaccaaccaAGAAGTACATCCctcccccaccaccaccaccaccaaccaAGAAGTACGTCCCTCCTCCACCACCCCCAACCCCCAAGAAGGAGTACCTGCCCCCTCCAGTTGTGCACGTCCCCGTGCCCACCAAGAAGGTCGTAGTCTACACCCctcccccaccaccaccaccgccaccaaCCAAGCGCGTTGTGTACACCCcacccccaccaccaccaaccaAGCGCGTCGTGTACACTCCTCCCAAGGTCGAGTACCTGCCCCCCGCACCCGTGCAGAAGGGCTACAGCTACCCCAACAACCCCCAGCCCTCGTTCGAATATTAAGCTGATCGAACTCATTGTAAATACTCAGATTAAGTATTAGCCATATATGGGAACGAATTGTGAATCGGTGGCTTGGCCTTTCGCAGGAAAGCCGAATCCACTGTGAATAACTCTCTAACAATAAATCAAACGATTTAAAAATACtcgtttttaattttctatgctatagttatttttaaacagCGAAACCGATAAGGCGATTGCTAAAACCGGCAAAACTAAAACCTGATATGCTTTTTGGCTTAATCAAGtgctttattatatttatgtgGTCGGGGATTCTAAAAAGAATTCATTTCATACAACTGCGGTCAACAAAAAAGGTTCAATGGCACTGTGTTTCCAAGGCACTTCAAAGGCCCATATTTATGTATTCTAAATCTTATTCCCTTATTTCTAAATGTAGTCAAAATTGAATCCTTCTGGCGAACGCACGTTTTTTCATGGAAAATGTCATTTGCTGATAATTTCACGTTTTTTCCCAGATATCAGCACCCTAAAATTCGCCTAAtctaaaaattataaacagaTCAGGGTTGGGAGCTTTTTTATGTTtgcgaaaaatatgttatgaAGAAGGAAAACCCAAGATAACCCAACCCAAGATAACCCAAAGtggaaaaattttttacaAAGGTGATAGTGGCTTCGTACATTATGTCTTTTTCAAAGTTTTGAGTTTTTGAATCAATACCATAATAGTGCaggtttttaataaattatattaaattttgtttcataGTTGAACCAATATCGATTAAACATCCACTATACCAGTACCTGAATATCAAACTGGATTTGGTtaaaattgtattaaagatcTTAAAAGGAGAAGgctttcaatatttaattgtcaaaaaaaccacaaagtaaaaaataaataaagaaaaataagcaaataAGAACCGACATGGCGAAGGCAGTCTTTAATCAGGACCCAAGGAGCGCCAAACAAGGGGAAAGatattcaataattaattggcaaaagaacaacaaagaaattaaggaagaaaaataagaaaataagaacCGACATGGCGAAGGCCGTATTCAATCAGGACCCAATAGAGGTCAAACTAGGGAAATAATTTTCATCAAGCAGATGAGTTTCTTAACGGGAACTTTGAGCTCTTTAGAATTATTTTAAGACATCttgtttttaagttattaaATAAGTTAACAACATTTGACTTAACTACTAGTTATGTATATTATCGAGATACgttcaaattttaaataaaatatatacaaattacGAAATATGTTCGATATCTTAAATAAAAGAGGCTTCCAGGAAAAATGTTAGCCATGTGAATTATTCAGTCAAGTGAAAGAAGCCGATGCCAGCTGGTGTATACCATGGTAAATAattgttttgaataaattatagCCTCAAAGTAAGAAAACttaaaaggaaaacaaattaaattaaaatcagcAATGAGACAGCATTCATAAATCAGGATTAAATAGGCGTTAAAATAATATAGGATTATCCAATAAAACGAAGTTGAAAGCAGTACTTGAACATTCAGATTTTCAAACGGGAAGACCattgaaacaaatttaaaaaaaattaaaaatactaaaaaagaAGAACATCGAGATGAGCTTTAATTATTAACTAAAAAAAGATTTAACTTAAAGATGCAGAACAACACTACGGAAGAAACCGATGGCAGCTGGTGTATACCAATCTTACAAAGTAGAGCTATATGCCATTGCAaacaatttttacaaataaaattaagatgacgaaaaaaaaaataaatagtaaaaaacgaatataagaaaataagtACCCATTAAATAGTCAAGCTAGGTAAATTTTGATAATGACcctatacaaaaaaattaaagaagccGATGTCAGCTGGTGTAAATCCATggtaaaaattgtttaaaataaattagatcattttaaatttgaaaattgtttaaaataatttagaaccacaaaataaaaaatgaattgggaaaaaaaaaatttttataaatcagTATAAAATTCAAAGCAGTTCCTGGACATTCAGTTATTCAATATACAAGTCtttgaaaaaaactaaaaaatataaacaagttTGACAAAATACGTAAAATAAGCCACCAGGAAAGTTGTAACCATATGAAGTATCTCTTCAAGAACATCAAGAAGAGCTTCCACCCAAAGAGATGAAACCCGATGAAAGAAACCGATGGCAGCTGGTGTATACCAACGTAAAAAAGGATGACAGCTAGGCGCCAGTGTAAGCAATTATTACAAATAAAATCAgtaccgcaaaaaaaaaaaaaataatacaaatataagaaaataagaacCCATTTAATTAATGCGAAGAAAGATTTTCTTCCTGGGAGCTGTTATAGGCCGCAAGCCCCATAACCAACTGAATAAAATGTAATAGCCTGGtctatttatatgaaaatcaTCATTTCCATTTTGACAGTTATGGCAATTACAAGCCCAATAAATCTTGTCCTATAGTGTTTTTTGACACTTGGTCACATTTTTCACACCAAGAAAAAAGCtcgttttaaaattatcacGAATAATTATCATATTTTCGAAGAATGTGGGCCCCATTTTGATTAACCTTATGACAAAAAGATTATTacagatttattttttaattaccaaaccaaattttaaaaagtgcGCGCGCAAAACCTTGACATTCAAAATTAGCGTCAGATTTTCTTGTTAGATTTATTAATGTCTCCAAAATAATGTAAATTTTCGTTATTTTATGAGAAAATCTAAATTTTTCAATACCCTTAGTGAGAGAtgtgtttaataaaattgaaaaggTTTGTAAAAAGTCCGAAGTGTGCTAAGTCTTTTGAATTGGGTGAATTGGGTAACACCGATAAAATGTCACCTTCATTCCATTTTGAACTAgactatattttttaatgctTGGAAAGTTAAAAATAATGGAACGTGTgcgcaaattaaaaaatatttttcccgCGAAATCATTTGctttaatcaaaaataaattataaaaagagAATTAAATTTGGGTTTGCTTTCGTCATAAAAGCAGCTTTTTTGGGGATTCACAAGCCATCTTCTGAAAAAATTCTAGTTTGGGCGGGTAGTAATCATAAATCGCGATGGTcttcaaataaaaacttttaaacCCCTATTGTGTGTGTActaagaaaatatatttaaaaatacgCCAAATGATATGCTACCTCTAATATGTAATTTAAGAAAGTCCCAAAAGTAGGCAAGCAGAAATTTTAAACGAGGCattagtaaaataaaaatgtttccttgcttataaaatatgtagtaaataaataattaaatgcaGGGTAagattaatatttaaaatccataagaTTTAGGCATAATAGAATTCAATCAAACTTGAAACTCCCCACCATCACATTTGTGTGGCTaatgaatttgtttaaaaaaaataagttttttgtTCCGAAAAAACTTGTTTCGCTTTCTTTGGTTGATTATTAAATGGGTGTGTCTCCATTCAGATCCCGGTGCAAATTCACATCAAGTGGAATTCTTGGCAGATAAAGTTGCCTATTTTAAGCCCGAACGGATAATCCAATTAACCTTCCAATGTCCTCACAAAGGCGATGCTTTCTACCCATATAATCAAAATGTCGCGGTTGACAAAGACAAATTGTGCGATCGCCGATCGGCTGCAAACTGCAGCCATACAACGCTAATGAAACGGAAACCTGTTGAAAGGCTGGTTTTATGCTCTTTCATTTGAAACTGATTTTTTATCGGGCTGGGCTGCATAATCGAATGCCAGTCGTAGCTACTACTAGCACTCGGATCACAATACAAATCAGTCAACTGCTCTGCCAGCCAAGAATCATTAGTTTGAATACAAATCGCTGCCAAGCTCAAACAAATCAACGCACTGACACTTGACCCCACAAAACAAGTCTTAGCCTTGGCAATGGCGGTGCCGATGGAGATGTTGTAGCATTTTAGTGGAGTGCTCTATCGGCAGCAGTAGCACAACCACCgccagcagcaccaccaccagcacctcagcagcaccaccatgatttggcccaagaCATCGACCCAGCGTTGAagctttgtttgtttgtttgtttatttatctAGGGCCGCTCACtgtttcggtttctgtttTGAATTTTAGCTTCAGCATAGTCATCACGATCGGCGTTTTGGCGCAATTAATAAAGTGAGGCAAATGAGGCGAACATATAGAAGTATAAATAGTTTGGGCCCCAACGCCGGCGCCTGCATTCGTTTGAGCAACGTTCCAAAGGCAGTAAAGACACAAACTATTACGGCATTCTTATAAAGATCCCTTTCCAAGTAATAACTGGCTAAAGTTCGATTTGAAAAATGGTAAGCAATTGTCTAGAGGAGCTTGCTTTTAAAATCCCACTTGCATATCAATAAAGCATTTCAAAAACTTGCCAAATCGGATTATTAAACCTAAACTAACCCATCAAGATGACATTTAAATTTGCATACATTTTTGAAGGGattgttgaaaaaaaattatttatgcaaaaaaagatAAGCTACAAATtccacaaaatataaaaaaaaaactcaagcTAGTTGTTTGTTTCTAtactttttttctaattttcttTCCAGCGCTTGAAAGTGCTCTGCTTTTTGCTTCTGGCCATCAGTCTAAACGTCAAGGCAGATGTATCGCAGCTGGTGAGATCCGGTAATGGATTTGTGTACGACGTGCCCAAGGTCAccgagctggagctggaggtcAGCAACGAGTTTCCCACCGGCGAGGAGTTTCCCCAGGATGCCATTCCCGTGGCGCCATCCGATGCGGAACTGGGCCAAACCGATGTTTCCGATCCGGAACCCGAGGACCCAGTGATTAGTGCCGCTTCGAACACCAAAAGTGGCAGCAGCATCCACGGCTACAAGTACCAGAAGCCCAGCAGGCGCTTCAAGAGCTAAATACCTTAAAACTAAATCGAATTTATGTACCAAAGCCtcataaagataaaaataaaatcaaaccGAAATCTAGATACTATGTTCCTTTCACTCAAGGCGGCCCTTGGTCAGGGCTTAGACTTAAATAGCTATTGCCTTGGACCTGACTCAGAACGAGATTCACAGCTTGGGCGGTTATGTGGTCTCATAAAGCCCAACAtagctttaaaaaaatgtcACATATCTAAGCTAAACCGGTTAGTGACTGTTAAAAATTtgcaaacaattaaaaaaataaaaacacaggCCTAGCCAACGCTGAGACTAATGCCCATAAAGAACAGCAATTAATTTCATACATTTGTGGCATAAATTACTTGCATTTTGGCAAAACGCGAGCACACGCCATCTGAAATGCGAATCTTAGTCCGAAACCAGCCAAGACTTATGACAATCGATCAGCAGCAGGCGGTTCAACAACCCTCATAGTTTTTGGCATGCGATGAAACAAAAAGTGATAGTTGAACCAGACCAGTCGGTATCTTCTGTTTGTTTAAAGAATCGCTACGCGAGACGCTAATCCCACTAATTAGTTAATTAAACGCTACCATTAAAACGATGTTTGAATTAAtccaaaacaacaaaaaagaacCTAGACATAGAACATAATTTAATGTGTTCTTAAGCCTCTTCTCCTGAGGGCCTCCATTTTTGACGCCTCTGCTCTGGTCATCTCCATTGATCTGCAAGCGAAACACTTCCGCAAGATCATGTCCCAGTAGGCAGCAGTGGACAGCTTCATTGTCCACCGCTGTCCATGAAACGCTGATCACTCGGACAAAAATGAAACTCCAACTTCTTGAGCTGCAAAAGGCAGCGCGCGccataattattataaatgaAGTCTAAATGATTTATGACAGCCAGTAGAGCACGCTTACAACGCTCCCAGCTGCGGAACTAAATCTTCATcagcactgagaaaaattggttaaaaatatattaaacatttaatcatttagaattttttctttaactCGTTGAATTCTGTGTGAAATTTATTTACCATTATTACAAACAAAAAGTTTctctttaaataaattatcaatattttacaCCAAATACTATACTATTTATTGTGCAATGCCTtctatattttgtaaaaaaatatttgggtctcatttattaatttttttgtcgatGAATGTGAGTAGCAATACTTCCATACTAATCTAGTAACCTTTGAAATTCAATTCACTGTGACTTTTTAAGATTTCGCTTTTATTCTTTCATTTAACAGAAGTACATCAACATATACAGTCTCCTTATAGTTTTAGTatgaacattttttaaacatttttttaattgtttattaattttaaagtttGTATTAGAATTAAGAAACATAGGTTATAAGTATAATGTGGATTTATAAGGGAGTAAGTATCTTTCTATCGTCTGTGGATaattctaaaatttaattctttCAGCGATTTccgaaaatgttaaaaatttgtttatttttcactGTAAGTACCGCCCTTTGAGCTGCAAACCGTCGGAAGCGGAGGCTTACTTTTGACACAGTAACAATAACCGTACCGGTAACGGCGGCAACCGACCTGCGATCCAACCCAAGTGACGACGTTGATGAAAATGCCCACAGTGGGACCCCCATAAAGGCATAATGGTTGCAGAGCTCCAAGCaatgtgaagaaaaaaatccCAAAACAATGACGACGGAGCCGTTGACGCTGACGTTGACAGAGGAGCTGCGGCAATAGACAGCATTGTGGCGCTAATCATTCATATAAACATAGCGCTACAGATACGGATACAggtacagatacagatacatttacCGATACAAAGAATGCCGTAAGGCTAGCAGAGCTATATCGATTTAAATGATAATAATTGGCCTTTAGGTCCACGGACAGCATCGAACTGTTTTAGAATTTTGACTATAAATAAACGACCGTCGATGCGAATGGTCAATCATTTGCAGTTTAAGAGCTCAAGGTGTGAGACATATCAATAAATACGAAGATATGGTAAGTGTTTCGGCTTACATGGATACGCGGATATGAGCCATGAGGACTTacagatttttattttattttagaaattctTTATACTTGCCACCTGCCTGTTGGCTTTGGCTGCGGGAGATGTGTCGCACTTGCCATTGGAAGTCCTGGAGGAACATCAGGGTTACGGCTACGATTATCCCAAGCCTGTGGTGCCATTTGTGATAACTACCACCACGGAAccaccgccgccaccaccTACCTATCTGCCGCCCAAGCCGGTGCCTACTTATCTGCCTCCTCCGCCACCAACTACCACTACCACCACAACAACCACTACAACTCCTCccccaccacctcctcctccaccaaCCTACCTTCCTCCTCCACCACCCACTACCACTACCACAACAACCACCACAACAACTCCTCCTCCACCCccaccacctcctccaacCTACCTTCCtcccccacccccacccccaACGACCACGACAACAACTCCTGCACCCACGCCGGCTCCTACTTATCTGCCTCCTCCACCACCGGAACCCGATCACGGCTACCACTACGAGGCACCCGTGGAACCCTTCATTTTCTAATCGAATAACAAACACCAAAGTCAACCACCGAACTCGGAAGATTTCCCCGGATCAGTCTTGTTTTTTATCGAATCGTTTAACTAGGCTTAGCTTTACATAAGTTAAATATTATCTCAAATAAATGCTGTTTTGTTAACCCCATTAAAACAAACTGTCTCCGCAATATGGGATGGGTCCACCAAATAAACCCCGAAAAAACGTTGTCCAGATAGCCCGAGTCAATCACCGCCAATTGTTCGAGATTTCGTCGCATCCACTGCATATTCATGAGATGGCTGATTCGTCGACTGTGTCTTTGTTGTGCAGCTACTAATTTGGCCAAATGGCATTAATTGTTTTCTGTTCAGTCGACGAGGCAGAGATaccaccacacacgccgataATTGGCCGGCCTCAAGTTCATGAAAACCAAGAAAAGTGTGAAGAAAACCGACGCGAGTTGAGGAAGCTGGGCTCGTCTTTGGAGTATAAAAGACTTGGCCATCGACTTGATTGACATTACTACCAGTGGTCTGCAatcggcagcagcagcatcagcgaAGTATAGCCACTGGATTAAAACCAATCAAAAAATGGTaggcagcaggagcaggagcatcCATATCAATCGGATTAacccatttattttttagaaaccCATGCTGATCCTAGCAGCCCTTGCAGGGCTTACCATCTGCGTGCAAGCAGATGTTTCCCACCTGTATGGAGGCGGTCACCACGATCACTTTGATCACCACCACCACGAACACTTggaccaccaccaccatgaACACTTCGACTCCCATCACTCCCACGATCACCACTCCTCCTCTGGCCACGAGCACCACGACCTGCACATCGACTTGAGCTTCCAGCCGGaaccccaccaccaccaccaccacgtTCACGAAGCCAAGTTTGACATCCCCAGCGGATATACTTACCAGGCTCCGGAGAAGCCACGCCAAAAGTACCTGCCTCCCAAGGTCTCCCTGCCACCTCCACCACCGCCTCCACCAGTGGTTCCCAAGGCCGCTTACCTTCCCCCCGCCAAGCCACAGGTGAAGTACCTGCCTCCCGAGCCTGCACCAAAGTATCTGCCGCCCAAGGTGGCTCCCAGCCTGCCGccaccacctccaccaccaGTCCTGGCCCCCAAACCCACCTATCTGCCTCCTGCTCAGCCGGAAGTGAAGTATCTGCCCCCTGCCAAGCCCGTGGAGAAGTACCTGCCCCCTGCCCCGGCTCCAAAGTATCTGCCACCCAAGGTTGCTCCCTCTCTGCCGccaccacctccaccaccaccagtaGCACCCAAGGGATTGTACCTGCCACCCGCCAAGCCCGTGGAGAAGTACCTGCCCCCCGCCAAGCCGGAGCCCCAGTATTTGCCACCCCAGCCCGAGGTGGACTTCCACATCCCCATTCCCTCGTACGCTCTGCCCCTGGGACCCGCTCCCAGTGCCCTGCCGCACGAGATCCACGATGCCGAGCCGGGCTACCACTACAAGCCCCCGCTGCGCCGTTTCAGGCACTAGAATATCCACACAAAGTCGCACCCCCAACACGTACTCTCATACAAACTGCATCTAGTTTTAAGCTGAACACATTAAAAGCAATATGAAACCCAAATTCAAGAGGCATTGCCACAGTCTATTGAACTCTTTCACCACCCCACTCAAGGTCAAAGCCAAAAAGTGTGGACGAAATTGCTGTCACCCTGCCCCGAGGGACTCCGATGGGTTTCCTTCATCTGACCCTCAAATCTAATTGCGGCCAATCAACCGAAGAAGCCAGACGGCTTCAACTTTAAttttagtttcagtttcattttTAGTTTTGGCTTTAGACTAGCTTGATCATCACCTGCCGAGTGTATAATTAGTGTCTTTTTGGTTGAAAAATGATGCTGGATATAAAAGTGGACCTGCGATGCGACGTCTGGTAACAGAAAGATTCGATTTGAACCATAATCGCTAATAGTCGATTACAGCCCGCGGCTGTGGAGCGACAGGCGACCTCTTTCAATATTGGCCCAAAGATGGGGCAAGTGTTTTAAGGTGAAGCTTAATTGGTGGATCAAATGACGGATGGACTCAAGGAAACTGTCTGACTTGGCAACTAAAAGGATTTCAGAGATCCGGTCGGTTGCCAAAACCCATTCGTCACCTCGCAGTGCGCTGAACTATTAACTCCAATAGTTGCCTCAccaaaactattttaaataCTTTGCAAACGCAGCAGCGATCGTAAAACCCAACACGTTtatggcagcagcagccataAAGAGCTATCTGGCCgggccaaaaacaaaagccaacgCAACAAGATGACTTCGAATTAAGAgatttaatatataaaaaattgaatgcCAATTTCCAATACCGGCTGTCAAAGGGGCGAGACCCCTAAACGCCGCTTAGCTGACTGCCAGGCCATATACTACGGCCATATAGTCGGACACATCGGCCATATAGTCGGCTGACAGATCGTCTCTCGCGGAGTCAGCGTCGGCGTGCTGGTACTGGTAATGGTAATGCCCAGACCAGATCTCTTTATGTTTATGGCAACCACTCGGCGCGGTTCTCTAACTGTATAAATAAAGAAGCACTTGCCGGAAACTGTATCACTTTGGCAG of the Drosophila ananassae strain 14024-0371.13 chromosome 2R, ASM1763931v2, whole genome shotgun sequence genome contains:
- the LOC26513766 gene encoding extensin, whose translation is MKFFILATCLLALAAGDVSHLPLEVLEEHQGYGYDYPKPVVPFVITTTTEPPPPPPTYLPPKPVPTYLPPPPPTTTTTTTTTTTPPPPPPPPPTYLPPPPPTTTTTTTTTTTPPPPPPPPPTYLPPPPPPPTTTTTTPAPTPAPTYLPPPPPEPDHGYHYEAPVEPFIF
- the LOC116655819 gene encoding extensin-1, producing MKPMLILAALAGLTICVQADVSHLYGGGHHDHFDHHHHEHLDHHHHEHFDSHHSHDHHSSSGHEHHDLHIDLSFQPEPHHHHHHVHEAKFDIPSGYTYQAPEKPRQKYLPPKVSLPPPPPPPPVVPKAAYLPPAKPQVKYLPPEPAPKYLPPKVAPSLPPPPPPPVLAPKPTYLPPAQPEVKYLPPAKPVEKYLPPAPAPKYLPPKVAPSLPPPPPPPPVAPKGLYLPPAKPVEKYLPPAKPEPQYLPPQPEVDFHIPIPSYALPLGPAPSALPHEIHDAEPGYHYKPPLRRFRH
- the LOC6507363 gene encoding extensin-3, translated to MKLLIAFALVAVASADVSHLFSHSNNLQEDGYHYGPPRTPLVIDVPVPHESAPPPVVYVPPKTTPRPVYHAPPPPPPPPPTKRVVYTPPPPPPPKKVVYTPPPTGILKDDGYHYGAPSIRFEATVPPPVYVPPPTKKYIPPPPPPPPTKKYVPPPPPPTPKKEYLPPPVVHVPVPTQKVVVYTPPPPPPPPPTKRVVYTPPPPPPPKKVVYTPPPTGILKDDGYHYGAPSIRFEATVPPPVYVPPPTKKYIPPPPPPPPTKKYIPPPPPPPPTKKYVPPPPPPTPKKEYLPPPVVHVPVPTKKVVVYTPPPPPPPPPTKRVVYTPPPPPPTKRVVYTPPKVEYLPPAPVQKGYSYPNNPQPSFEY
- the LOC26515607 gene encoding uncharacterized protein LOC26515607; its protein translation is MRLKVLCFLLLAISLNVKADVSQLVRSGNGFVYDVPKVTELELEVSNEFPTGEEFPQDAIPVAPSDAELGQTDVSDPEPEDPVISAASNTKSGSSIHGYKYQKPSRRFKS